A genomic region of Tamandua tetradactyla isolate mTamTet1 chromosome 2, mTamTet1.pri, whole genome shotgun sequence contains the following coding sequences:
- the LOC143657348 gene encoding odorant-binding protein 2b-like, whose product MDGSEIPALGSHEVPHTADDGCSAWIMGTWYMKAIVDDKRMPVAQRPKKVSPLILREVDEDCLIVSFTLKKKADQCREMEIVMEKMEEPGKYMNSRSNKSMDIEELSMKDHCVLYWKNLRKRSWYNQGKLLGK is encoded by the exons ATGGACGGGTCAGAGATCCCAGCCCTGGGCTCCCACGAGGTGCCACACACAGCGGATGATGGCTGTTCTGCGTGG ATAATGGGGACATGGTACATGAAGGCCATCGTGGATGACAAGAGGATGCCGGTGGCACAGAGACCTAAGAAGGTGTCCCCATTGATACTTAGAGAGGTGGATGAGGATTGCTTGATAGTCTCGTTCACCCTCAA GAAGAAGGCTGATCAGTGCCGGGAGATGGAAATTGTGATGGAGAAAATGGAAGAGCCAGGCAAATACATGAATT CCAGGAGCAACAAGTCCATGGACATAGAGGAGCTTTCCATGAAAGACCATTGTGTCCTTTACTGGAAGAACCTGAGAAAGCGCAGCTGGTACAACCAGGGAAAACTCCTGG GGAAGTGA